Proteins from a genomic interval of Chionomys nivalis chromosome 7, mChiNiv1.1, whole genome shotgun sequence:
- the Smim36 gene encoding small integral membrane protein 36 codes for MEFYLEIDPVTLNLIILVASYVILLLVFLISCVLYDCRGKDPSKEYAPETALNAQPSIRVVVTQHNAHGSWTRGPSLHFKGPAPIGKKSTVV; via the coding sequence ATGGAGTTTTACCTGGAGATTGACCCTGTCACCTTGAACCTCATTATCCTAGTTGCAAGCTACGTCATCTTACTCTTGGTGTTCCTCATCTCCTGCGTGCTGTATGACTGCCGAGGCAAGGATCCCAGTAAGGAGTATGCCCCGGAGACCGCACTGAATGCCCAGCCGTCTATCCGAGTGGTGGTGACACAGCACAATGCTCATGGGTCCTGGACAAGAGGACCCAGCCTTCACTTTAAAGGTCCTGCTCCAATAGGGAAGAAGAGCACCGTGGTGTGA